A single region of the Streptomyces sp. NBC_01262 genome encodes:
- a CDS encoding TerD family protein, whose protein sequence is MITLTKEDGPADLDGVTHLSIGVSWDPTAGSSGGLIGTLRRKSGTDLDLIAIAMQGGEPVRLAGLDSLDPMGNSAMVHSGDNQTGHGEGDDETVAVEFAKIPRQITSIVFIAAAYKKGSSFQKARNVSFKVYDGTGGSSTQVADIWPSLLTQDNGCAVAKAVRVGDSWKLEVINTTGKIKQGDENALMRFAVSK, encoded by the coding sequence ATGATTACGCTCACGAAGGAAGACGGCCCGGCGGATCTGGATGGAGTGACCCATCTGTCCATCGGGGTGTCCTGGGATCCCACCGCAGGCAGCAGCGGCGGCTTGATAGGCACGCTCCGCCGTAAGTCCGGCACCGACCTCGACCTGATCGCCATCGCCATGCAGGGCGGGGAGCCCGTGCGCCTGGCGGGCCTCGACTCCCTCGACCCCATGGGCAACAGCGCCATGGTGCACAGCGGCGACAACCAGACCGGGCACGGGGAGGGCGACGACGAGACGGTGGCGGTCGAGTTCGCGAAGATACCGCGCCAGATCACGTCGATCGTGTTCATCGCCGCCGCCTACAAGAAGGGCAGCTCCTTCCAGAAGGCGCGCAACGTCAGCTTCAAGGTCTACGACGGGACTGGGGGCAGCTCTACGCAGGTCGCCGACATCTGGCCGAGTCTGCTCACCCAGGACAACGGCTGCGCCGTGGCCAAGGCCGTGCGGGTCGGCGACAGTTGGAAGCTTGAGGTGATCAACACGACGGGGAAGATCAAGCAGGGTGACGAGAACGCCCTGATGCGCTTCGCCGTCAGCAAGTAG
- a CDS encoding RNA-guided endonuclease InsQ/TnpB family protein, which produces MTTLKETEDAGHARWTFRLRVSSTALAALTAEWDRCRWIWNECVAKSKQAHAWNQNRPEDTDKSTCGPAQLDKMLTEARARTTWLREGSSVPQQQLIRDFGKSRAKAQKDIKDRLPMAGRAGMPKYKKKRESLPSLNYTKRGFRLKDGRLHLAGGIVLTVVWSRDLLTAPSSVRVCQDSLGHWYCSFVVPAEAQPLPETGRVIGIDWGVKETATTTSDLHDLPHAEHGKKAAQRLARHQRMMARRKPKKGKARSNGYKAAQKQAAKLHKKVARQRQDTARKWAKSLARNHSALAVEDFKPKFLAKTSMARKAADAAIGATKAALIEMGRKHGRAVHLVHPAYTTMDCAHCGARAKHALPLGERTYTCTACGTVSPRDKNSARVMLIRAGLNPASADRGRPAQAPPGQAA; this is translated from the coding sequence ATGACGACACTAAAGGAAACGGAAGACGCCGGGCACGCCCGGTGGACATTCCGGCTTCGCGTGTCGTCCACCGCGCTCGCCGCACTGACGGCGGAGTGGGACCGGTGCCGGTGGATCTGGAACGAGTGCGTGGCCAAGTCAAAGCAGGCCCACGCCTGGAACCAGAACCGCCCCGAGGACACAGACAAGAGCACCTGCGGTCCAGCGCAGCTCGACAAGATGCTGACCGAGGCCCGTGCCCGTACAACGTGGCTGCGTGAGGGCTCCAGCGTTCCGCAGCAGCAATTGATCCGGGACTTCGGCAAGTCCCGCGCCAAGGCACAGAAAGACATCAAGGACCGGCTGCCCATGGCAGGCCGGGCCGGGATGCCCAAGTACAAGAAAAAACGTGAGTCGCTGCCGAGCCTCAACTACACCAAGCGCGGATTCCGCCTCAAGGACGGACGTCTGCACTTGGCCGGAGGCATCGTGCTGACGGTCGTCTGGTCGAGGGACCTGCTCACCGCCCCGTCCTCAGTGCGCGTCTGTCAGGACAGCCTCGGTCATTGGTACTGCTCGTTCGTTGTCCCCGCCGAGGCGCAGCCGCTTCCGGAGACCGGGCGTGTGATCGGTATCGACTGGGGTGTCAAGGAGACCGCGACCACCACCAGTGACCTCCACGACCTGCCCCACGCCGAGCACGGCAAGAAGGCCGCCCAAAGGCTCGCGCGCCACCAGCGGATGATGGCCCGGCGCAAGCCCAAGAAGGGAAAGGCCAGATCGAACGGCTACAAGGCCGCGCAGAAGCAGGCCGCGAAGCTGCACAAGAAGGTCGCCCGACAGCGCCAGGACACCGCCCGCAAGTGGGCCAAGTCCCTGGCCCGCAACCACAGCGCTCTCGCCGTGGAGGACTTCAAGCCGAAGTTCCTGGCCAAGACTTCGATGGCCCGCAAAGCCGCCGACGCCGCCATCGGCGCCACCAAGGCGGCCCTCATCGAGATGGGCCGTAAGCACGGCCGTGCCGTGCACCTGGTACACCCCGCGTACACCACGATGGACTGCGCGCACTGCGGAGCGAGAGCCAAGCACGCACTGCCGCTGGGAGAGCGCACCTACACTTGCACCGCCTGCGGAACCGTATCCCCGAGGGATAAGAACTCCGCACGTGTGATGCTTATCCGGGCTGGTCTGAACCCGGCTAGTGCTGATCGTGGAAGACCTGCCCAGGCGCCGCCTGGGCAGGCGGCGTGA
- a CDS encoding Arc family DNA-binding protein, giving the protein MTLRLPENLRDRLRAHARSERRSLNSELVYMLEVGLRAMGADAESPGGDSASPAPLRGKPGSSPV; this is encoded by the coding sequence ATGACTCTCCGACTCCCCGAAAACCTCCGTGACCGGTTGCGCGCTCACGCAAGGTCCGAACGCCGGTCCCTCAACTCTGAGCTGGTGTACATGCTGGAGGTTGGCCTCCGCGCCATGGGAGCAGACGCCGAGTCGCCCGGCGGCGATTCGGCTTCGCCTGCCCCGCTACGCGGGAAGCCGGGTTCCTCCCCCGTCTGA
- a CDS encoding GNAT family N-acetyltransferase, with product MPELITPHIRVHASYVAAIAEFRAEGRGAPGEISSIGLAIREYGDRWHEAEVFAEYVARVRTLTPDPIALSTTLWYVDGPRFLGRLAIRHELTPPWGQFIGHIGYDVRPGARRQGHATAMLRAALPHAYGLGLDPALVTCDTGNVPSRKVIEACGGRFADEMDGKLRYWVPTGIN from the coding sequence TTGCCCGAACTCATAACTCCGCACATCCGCGTTCACGCCTCGTATGTCGCGGCCATAGCGGAGTTCCGTGCGGAGGGGCGCGGCGCGCCCGGCGAGATCTCCTCCATCGGGCTTGCCATCCGCGAGTACGGCGACCGCTGGCACGAGGCTGAGGTCTTCGCCGAGTACGTCGCCCGGGTCCGGACCCTCACCCCCGACCCCATCGCCCTGTCCACCACCCTCTGGTACGTCGACGGCCCCCGCTTCCTCGGCCGCCTCGCCATCCGCCACGAACTCACCCCACCCTGGGGCCAGTTCATCGGTCACATCGGCTACGACGTCCGCCCCGGCGCCCGGCGCCAGGGCCACGCCACGGCGATGCTGCGGGCCGCGCTCCCGCACGCGTACGGGCTGGGCCTCGACCCCGCGCTCGTCACCTGCGACACCGGCAACGTCCCGTCCCGCAAGGTCATCGAGGCCTGCGGCGGCCGATTCGCCGACGAAATGGACGGCAAGCTGCGCTATTGGGTACCCACCGGCATCAACTAG
- a CDS encoding VOC family protein, whose translation MTHRSRAYAVLIDTPREDAPASAAFWAGALGVEAREVPGEEQFTVLSADAVPGLVVAVQAVDDAPRFHVDVETDDVEAETARLVALGAVEVSRWLECRVLRAPGGHLVCVIPVHSDAGFFAEHARVWG comes from the coding sequence GTGACCCATCGCAGCCGCGCGTACGCCGTCCTCATCGACACGCCCCGCGAGGACGCCCCGGCGTCGGCCGCCTTCTGGGCGGGGGCACTCGGCGTGGAGGCGCGGGAGGTGCCGGGGGAGGAGCAGTTCACCGTGCTGAGCGCGGATGCGGTGCCGGGGCTGGTGGTCGCCGTCCAGGCGGTGGATGACGCGCCGCGCTTCCACGTCGACGTCGAGACGGACGACGTGGAGGCGGAGACCGCACGGCTGGTGGCGCTGGGGGCCGTTGAGGTGTCACGCTGGCTGGAGTGCCGGGTGCTGCGGGCGCCCGGCGGGCATCTGGTGTGCGTGATTCCGGTGCACAGTGATGCTGGGTTCTTCGCGGAGCATGCGCGGGTGTGGGGGTAG
- a CDS encoding ATP-binding protein, producing the protein MDGSLLAALAEGAAGDAGRRALAGLAAVLDGRTDSAALAEAAADPARRERLREWGAGLQRLLGDGERAAVAAAMDRHTAGSGAAWYRGDHVDFGGGVFLGQVNGIQVVLPPAGPAPVALDALPARATGFTGRGDELARLLEALGPAASDPEAAVLVAAVSGLGGIGKTALAVIAGHEARARGWFPGGALFVDLHGYDEVPVTADLALQSLLRAMGIPPEHIPVTGDERAAFYRAALADREPTLILVDNASSPGQIRPLLPGDSRHRVLVTSRDKLPQLGARLLPLGVLPPEDAYDLLDRALRAADPTDHRILDDPAGAKQLATLCGHLPLALQIAAALLVADLGMPVAELANELDLDDGERSVRATLDLSYRRLSEEQKRLLRLLAVAPGPDVGNDAIAPLVEDDAPPLKGLERAHLIERASGRTRWRLHDLVRAYAAGLAEASGEAEAARERLLEFYYRWTEAADDHLRWLPGLPVPPLFAGRVEALEWLDAERANLVAAAQWADDDRHAPTAVDLALCLGVYLDWRRYFDDQITVCRCAQRAAARTGDQPREARAWNGLGLALVEAGRAAEAIEAHTRARELFQATDDHNNEAVAWNGLGIALQVSDRVTEAIDAHTRARDLFQATGDRNREAQAWNNLGIALQVLDRVTEAIDAHTRDRNICQETGDRNNEAMAWSNLGVVLRVAGRATEAIDAYRSALELFAGYDNWYETGRALYNLAVAHQATGDPTAARTAWRQAADAYARANAPTEAADARRRAQEP; encoded by the coding sequence ATGGACGGGTCACTGCTGGCGGCGCTCGCCGAGGGCGCGGCGGGGGACGCGGGGCGGCGCGCGCTGGCCGGCTTGGCCGCAGTTCTGGACGGCCGCACCGACTCGGCGGCGCTGGCGGAGGCCGCCGCCGACCCCGCGCGGCGGGAGCGGTTACGGGAGTGGGGCGCCGGCCTCCAACGCCTGCTGGGCGACGGCGAGCGGGCGGCCGTGGCGGCGGCCATGGACCGGCACACGGCGGGCAGCGGAGCGGCCTGGTATCGGGGCGATCACGTGGACTTCGGGGGCGGCGTCTTCCTGGGCCAGGTGAACGGCATACAGGTCGTCCTCCCGCCCGCCGGGCCCGCCCCGGTGGCCCTGGACGCGCTGCCCGCCCGGGCCACGGGCTTCACGGGCCGAGGCGACGAACTGGCGAGGCTGCTGGAGGCTCTGGGCCCGGCGGCGTCCGACCCGGAGGCGGCGGTGCTGGTCGCGGCGGTGTCCGGGCTCGGCGGTATCGGCAAGACCGCGCTGGCGGTGATCGCCGGGCATGAGGCGCGAGCGCGCGGCTGGTTCCCGGGCGGCGCGCTCTTCGTCGACCTGCACGGCTACGACGAGGTGCCGGTGACCGCCGACCTCGCCCTGCAGTCCCTGCTGCGGGCCATGGGCATCCCGCCCGAGCACATCCCGGTGACGGGCGACGAACGTGCCGCTTTCTACCGCGCCGCCCTCGCCGACCGCGAGCCGACGCTGATCCTCGTCGACAACGCCTCCTCACCCGGTCAGATCCGCCCACTCCTCCCGGGCGACTCACGGCACCGCGTGCTCGTGACCTCGCGTGACAAGCTTCCGCAGCTCGGTGCGCGGCTACTGCCGCTTGGCGTACTCCCGCCCGAGGACGCCTACGACCTCCTCGACCGCGCCCTGCGCGCCGCCGACCCGACCGATCACCGCATCCTCGACGACCCGGCCGGGGCAAAGCAGCTGGCCACTCTGTGCGGTCATCTCCCGCTCGCCCTCCAGATCGCGGCAGCCCTGCTCGTCGCTGACCTGGGCATGCCGGTCGCCGAGTTGGCGAACGAACTCGACCTCGACGACGGTGAGCGCAGCGTCCGCGCCACCCTCGACCTCTCGTACCGCCGCCTGTCCGAGGAGCAGAAGCGCCTCCTGCGGTTGCTCGCGGTGGCCCCCGGCCCAGACGTCGGCAACGACGCCATCGCCCCCTTGGTGGAGGACGACGCGCCGCCCCTGAAGGGCCTGGAACGCGCCCACCTCATCGAGCGAGCCAGCGGCCGTACGCGGTGGCGGTTGCACGACCTGGTGCGGGCGTACGCGGCTGGGCTGGCGGAAGCATCGGGGGAGGCCGAGGCGGCGCGTGAGCGGCTGCTGGAGTTCTACTACCGCTGGACGGAGGCCGCCGATGACCATCTGCGGTGGCTGCCGGGGTTGCCGGTGCCTCCGCTGTTCGCAGGCCGCGTGGAGGCGTTGGAGTGGCTGGATGCGGAGCGGGCGAATCTGGTGGCCGCCGCCCAGTGGGCCGACGACGACCGCCACGCTCCCACCGCCGTCGACCTGGCCCTGTGCCTGGGCGTGTACCTGGACTGGCGGCGGTACTTCGACGACCAGATCACCGTGTGCCGGTGCGCCCAACGGGCCGCCGCCCGCACCGGCGACCAGCCCCGCGAGGCCAGAGCATGGAACGGCCTCGGCCTCGCCCTGGTGGAGGCGGGCCGGGCGGCGGAGGCGATCGAGGCCCATACCCGGGCCCGAGAACTGTTCCAGGCCACGGACGACCACAACAACGAAGCCGTGGCGTGGAACGGCCTCGGCATCGCTCTCCAGGTGTCGGACCGGGTGACGGAGGCCATCGACGCCCACACCCGGGCCCGAGACCTGTTCCAGGCCACCGGCGACCGCAACCGCGAAGCCCAGGCGTGGAACAACCTCGGCATCGCTCTCCAGGTGTTGGACCGGGTGACGGAGGCCATCGACGCCCACACCCGGGACCGCAACATCTGCCAGGAAACGGGCGACCGCAACAACGAGGCCATGGCGTGGAGCAACCTCGGCGTCGTCCTGCGGGTGGCGGGCCGGGCGACGGAGGCCATCGACGCCTACCGCTCAGCGCTGGAGCTGTTCGCGGGGTACGACAACTGGTATGAGACCGGCCGCGCCCTGTACAACCTCGCCGTCGCCCACCAGGCCACCGGCGACCCAACCGCAGCCCGCACCGCCTGGCGCCAGGCCGCCGACGCCTACGCCCGCGCCAACGCCCCCACCGAAGCCGCCGACGCCCGCCGCCGGGCGCAGGAGCCGTAG
- a CDS encoding type II toxin-antitoxin system VapB family antitoxin gives MARTVIDIDDEMLTEAAEIFGTTTKVATVNAALEDAIKRRKRASFLSWLAEGGLPDLTGPVETVGDPHRAA, from the coding sequence ATGGCTCGAACTGTCATAGACATCGATGACGAGATGCTGACCGAGGCCGCTGAGATCTTCGGTACGACGACGAAGGTTGCGACCGTGAACGCGGCTTTGGAAGACGCGATCAAGCGTCGCAAGCGGGCATCGTTCCTCAGCTGGCTCGCAGAAGGCGGGCTTCCCGATCTGACCGGCCCGGTCGAGACTGTCGGCGACCCGCACAGGGCCGCATGA
- a CDS encoding PIN domain nuclease, which yields MSERFLIDKSALARYPKPAVRAVIDPLDNAGLLAVCGAVELEVMHSARSKADAERIRGEMRGFDWLPTPDEAWDRALDVQTRLIAAGNWKALSVSDLVIAATAERNGVTVLHYDGDYDMIASVTGQPTRWVVPAGTAD from the coding sequence ATGAGCGAGCGCTTCCTCATCGACAAGTCCGCCCTTGCCCGCTATCCGAAGCCGGCTGTACGCGCAGTCATCGACCCACTGGACAACGCGGGACTGCTCGCCGTGTGCGGGGCCGTCGAGCTTGAAGTCATGCACAGCGCCCGGTCCAAAGCGGACGCAGAACGCATCAGGGGCGAGATGCGGGGCTTCGACTGGCTTCCTACTCCCGACGAAGCGTGGGACCGTGCCCTGGATGTGCAGACGCGGCTCATCGCGGCCGGGAACTGGAAGGCCCTCTCGGTCTCGGACCTGGTCATCGCCGCTACGGCCGAGCGCAATGGCGTGACCGTCCTGCACTACGACGGCGACTACGACATGATCGCGAGCGTGACCGGTCAGCCCACGCGTTGGGTGGTCCCTGCCGGAACCGCCGACTGA
- a CDS encoding DUF397 domain-containing protein — MSNENWFKSSYSDSEGAECVEVALGPDAVRVRDSKDQGGPTLAVTPTAWAAFVGFAAGPDAAALD, encoded by the coding sequence ATGAGCAACGAGAACTGGTTCAAGAGCAGCTACAGCGACAGCGAGGGCGCGGAATGCGTCGAGGTCGCCCTCGGCCCGGACGCGGTCCGCGTACGCGACTCCAAGGACCAGGGCGGGCCCACCCTGGCCGTCACGCCAACGGCCTGGGCCGCGTTCGTGGGCTTCGCGGCCGGCCCGGACGCCGCTGCCCTCGACTGA
- a CDS encoding helix-turn-helix domain-containing protein: MTSLQEPAEPGTDTGAEGPAASGVLRVFGRQVKRLRERAGLSRAELGERTQYAPSTIASYEQGRRIAPPEFVCKADDVLGAGGVLEAAIEELGRQRYPARFQDFAEMEREAVTIYSYACQLIPGLLQTEGYARALISGHCPPLDDETIDQRVAARIERQELLTMRQTTVFGFVVEEAVLRRPVGGEKVMAAQLRRLLEAGRLRNVSIQVMPMRQWSHMGLLGSMTLLESAERRTMAYTETQGVSTVITDRNEVSIFAQRHSIIRAQALGAEDSASLIEQAARDL; encoded by the coding sequence ATGACGAGTCTTCAGGAACCGGCGGAGCCCGGAACCGACACGGGAGCGGAAGGCCCTGCGGCCTCGGGCGTCCTGCGGGTCTTCGGTCGCCAGGTGAAGCGGCTGCGCGAGCGGGCAGGGCTCAGCCGGGCCGAACTCGGCGAGCGGACACAATACGCGCCGTCGACCATCGCCTCGTACGAGCAGGGGCGGCGCATCGCCCCGCCGGAGTTCGTCTGCAAGGCTGACGATGTCCTGGGCGCGGGTGGGGTGTTGGAAGCGGCGATCGAGGAGCTGGGGCGGCAGCGGTATCCGGCTCGGTTCCAGGACTTCGCGGAAATGGAGCGCGAGGCAGTGACGATCTACTCGTACGCGTGCCAGTTGATCCCGGGTTTGTTGCAGACGGAGGGCTACGCCCGTGCCCTGATCAGCGGCCACTGTCCGCCGCTTGACGACGAGACGATCGACCAGCGGGTCGCGGCCCGCATTGAACGACAGGAACTGCTGACGATGCGGCAGACCACAGTGTTCGGGTTCGTGGTCGAAGAGGCTGTGCTGCGCAGGCCGGTCGGCGGCGAGAAGGTGATGGCGGCGCAGTTGCGGCGTTTGCTGGAGGCCGGTCGGCTGCGCAACGTCTCGATCCAGGTGATGCCGATGCGGCAGTGGAGTCACATGGGGCTCCTGGGGTCGATGACGCTTCTGGAGTCTGCCGAGCGGCGGACCATGGCCTACACAGAGACGCAGGGGGTCAGTACGGTGATCACTGACCGGAACGAAGTCAGCATCTTCGCGCAGCGCCACAGCATCATCCGAGCCCAGGCTCTGGGTGCTGAGGACTCCGCGTCTCTCATCGAGCAGGCGGCAAGAGACCTATGA
- a CDS encoding tetratricopeptide repeat protein, which yields MTNEGDHTEVGTRATFNGQVIGKVEHHHGPVPIATSSLPPAPTGFTGRDADLDRLLPVLAPEAPDTEMAVVICAVSGLGGIGKTALALYAAHRADADGWFPGGMVFVDLRGYDPDPVTADQAVLALLDAFGVRGTDLPQTATAQYALYRTRLAQQPERMLLVLDNVSDPAQVAPLLPGTHRHRVLVTSRARLVDLDARLVDLDPLTPDAAIGLITRALHISDDRDDRPAREPDALRELAVLCGHIPLALQMVGAMLRRRRYRSIASLADEIRAAADPDDALRIRAVLDVTYDRLPEDQARVFRLFALAPTAEADTDAIAAMAELPAHQTLTFLESLATARVVTPVPTNDAGSMRWRLHDVVRAYATGLAEASGEAEAARDRVLGFYYQQTKAADDHLRWLPGLPVPSLFAGRVEALGWLDAERANLVAAAQWADDDRRARTAIPLALCLGMYLNWRRYSDDQITVCRCAQRAAARTGDQTHEAIAWTILGAALPEAGRAAEAIEAHARSRDLFQTTGDRNREAVAWDNLGSALREAGRAAEAIDAHIRSRDICQAIGDRNGEASAWNNLGSALREAGQVVEAIDAHIRSRDLFQATGDRSREAQVWNNLGNSLREASQVEESIDAYRAALELYAEFDNWYATGRTLRNLARAHQATGDPTSARTAWLQAADAYTRANAPTEADEARRSAQQ from the coding sequence ATGACCAACGAGGGCGACCACACCGAGGTCGGCACCCGGGCTACCTTCAACGGCCAGGTCATCGGCAAAGTCGAGCACCACCACGGCCCAGTGCCCATCGCCACTTCCTCGCTCCCGCCCGCGCCCACCGGCTTCACCGGCCGTGACGCGGACCTGGACCGGCTGCTGCCGGTACTCGCGCCGGAGGCACCCGACACCGAGATGGCCGTCGTCATCTGCGCCGTGTCCGGGCTGGGCGGCATCGGCAAGACCGCGCTCGCGCTGTACGCGGCCCACCGGGCCGACGCCGACGGATGGTTCCCCGGCGGGATGGTCTTCGTCGACCTGCGCGGCTACGACCCCGACCCCGTCACCGCAGACCAGGCGGTCCTGGCGCTGCTGGATGCCTTCGGCGTACGCGGCACCGACCTGCCCCAGACCGCCACCGCCCAGTACGCCCTCTACCGCACACGGCTCGCCCAGCAGCCGGAGCGCATGCTGCTCGTCCTCGACAACGTCTCCGACCCCGCCCAGGTCGCCCCGCTCCTCCCGGGCACCCACCGTCACCGCGTCCTGGTCACCTCGCGCGCGCGGCTCGTCGACCTCGACGCCCGCCTCGTCGACCTCGACCCGCTGACGCCGGATGCCGCCATTGGCCTCATCACCCGAGCCCTCCACATCAGCGACGACCGCGACGACCGCCCGGCCCGCGAGCCCGACGCTCTGCGCGAGCTGGCCGTCCTGTGCGGGCACATCCCGCTCGCCCTCCAGATGGTCGGCGCCATGCTCCGTCGGCGTCGCTATCGCTCCATCGCCTCCCTTGCTGATGAGATCCGGGCCGCTGCCGACCCTGATGACGCCTTGCGGATCCGCGCTGTCCTCGACGTAACCTACGACCGCCTGCCGGAGGACCAGGCCCGCGTCTTCCGCCTCTTTGCCCTGGCCCCGACTGCCGAGGCCGACACCGACGCCATTGCCGCGATGGCCGAGCTCCCCGCTCACCAGACCCTCACCTTTCTGGAGTCCCTGGCTACTGCGAGGGTCGTTACCCCAGTCCCGACGAACGATGCGGGCAGCATGCGGTGGCGGTTGCACGACGTGGTGCGGGCATATGCGACTGGGCTGGCGGAGGCGTCGGGGGAGGCCGAGGCGGCGCGTGATCGGGTGCTGGGGTTCTACTACCAGCAGACCAAGGCCGCAGACGATCATCTGCGGTGGCTGCCGGGGTTGCCGGTGCCCTCGTTGTTCGCGGGCCGGGTGGAGGCGTTGGGTTGGCTGGATGCGGAGCGGGCGAATCTGGTGGCCGCTGCCCAGTGGGCCGACGACGACCGCCGCGCCCGCACCGCCATCCCTCTGGCCCTGTGCCTGGGCATGTACCTGAACTGGCGGCGGTACTCCGACGATCAGATCACCGTGTGCCGGTGCGCCCAACGGGCCGCCGCCCGCACCGGCGACCAGACCCACGAGGCCATTGCGTGGACCATCCTCGGTGCTGCCCTCCCCGAGGCGGGCCGGGCAGCGGAGGCCATCGAGGCCCACGCCCGGTCCCGCGACTTGTTCCAGACCACCGGCGACCGCAACCGCGAAGCCGTGGCGTGGGACAACCTCGGCAGTGCCCTGCGGGAGGCGGGCCGGGCGGCGGAGGCGATCGACGCCCACATCCGGTCCCGCGATATCTGCCAAGCCATCGGCGACCGCAACGGCGAGGCCTCGGCGTGGAACAACCTCGGCAGCGCCCTGCGGGAGGCGGGCCAGGTAGTGGAGGCGATCGACGCCCACATCCGGTCCCGCGACCTCTTCCAGGCCACCGGCGACCGCAGCCGCGAGGCCCAGGTCTGGAACAACCTCGGCAACTCCTTGAGGGAGGCGAGCCAGGTGGAGGAGTCCATCGACGCCTACCGCGCGGCGCTGGAGCTGTACGCGGAGTTCGACAACTGGTACGCGACCGGCCGCACCCTGCGCAACCTCGCCCGCGCACACCAGGCCACCGGCGACCCCACCTCCGCCCGCACCGCCTGGCTCCAGGCCGCCGACGCCTACACCCGCGCCAACGCCCCCACCGAAGCCGACGAGGCCCGCCGCAGCGCCCAGCAGTAG
- a CDS encoding TIGR03936 family radical SAM-associated protein produces the protein MQRIRLRYTKRGRLRFTSHRDFQRAFERALRRAEVPMAYSAGFTPHPKVSYANAAPTGVGSEAEFLEIALSEARDPEKLRALLDESLPAGLDVTDAVEARTSGLAERLQASVWELRLDGVEPAEAEKAVAVFLAAETVEVERKTKNGMRAFDARGAVIALEVVGAADSQVVVAAEGTLEQGADRPVAGACAILRLVVRHLTPAVRPDDVLSGLRVTADLAPPVPAAVTRLAQGPLDEETGTVTDPLAPDRDAVTVPEDSA, from the coding sequence GTGCAGCGCATTCGGTTGCGCTACACGAAGCGGGGCCGCCTCCGGTTCACCAGCCATCGCGATTTTCAGCGTGCCTTTGAGCGGGCCCTGCGCCGCGCGGAGGTGCCGATGGCGTATTCGGCGGGTTTTACGCCGCATCCGAAGGTGTCGTATGCAAACGCCGCACCCACCGGCGTGGGCAGCGAGGCCGAGTTCCTGGAGATCGCGCTCTCTGAGGCGCGGGATCCGGAGAAGCTTCGTGCGCTGCTGGACGAGTCGTTGCCGGCGGGGCTGGATGTGACCGACGCGGTGGAGGCCCGTACATCGGGGCTGGCCGAGCGGTTGCAGGCTTCGGTGTGGGAGCTGCGCCTGGACGGTGTGGAGCCCGCGGAGGCAGAGAAGGCGGTCGCGGTGTTCCTGGCCGCGGAGACCGTTGAGGTCGAGCGGAAGACGAAGAACGGCATGCGCGCGTTCGACGCGCGCGGTGCGGTGATCGCACTGGAAGTGGTCGGGGCGGCGGATTCGCAGGTCGTCGTGGCTGCTGAAGGCACGCTCGAACAGGGTGCCGATAGGCCAGTGGCAGGTGCTTGTGCGATACTGCGGCTGGTTGTTCGGCATTTGACACCTGCCGTGCGACCCGACGACGTCCTGTCCGGCCTCCGTGTGACGGCCGACCTCGCGCCGCCGGTCCCCGCTGCGGTGACCAGGCTGGCGCAGGGGCCGCTCGACGAGGAGACCGGCACGGTCACCGATCCGCTCGCGCCTGATCGCGACGCCGTGACGGTGCCGGAGGATTCCGCGTAG